One stretch of Arachis duranensis cultivar V14167 chromosome 1, aradu.V14167.gnm2.J7QH, whole genome shotgun sequence DNA includes these proteins:
- the LOC107481562 gene encoding uncharacterized protein LOC107481562 — translation MASRGHPRGSNSSSSNLAKHMKEMAKAMKEQAQATTLMAQQLSTRDKDPNIPRLEVGQTRTTFADFKKIGPPEFRGALDSDMAEEWLTEMEKVFTIFSCTEEQQVSYATFMLKADAEFWWDGARRLLEDAGTDISWATFKEAFYKKYFPLSVRESKEMEFLQLRQGRMSIAEYTEKFERLCKFSAMYKANPDEKWKCMNYQGGLRAEVLTAIAPLEIREFSSLVSKCQVIEECTKKLASERSEAFKKRQLNQESSQPPPQKKAFLEKPTGRQPQQGTDRQETSTDASPKTTELKECASCGKQHRGRCLAGQNICFRCSQPGHIARECPAVLPSPANLPQRQGRVFALSGEEVRESEDRNKGKCTINGILLTILDDTGAFLSFISLSATSKMS, via the coding sequence ATGGCAAGTCGCGGACACCCACGTGGCTCGAACTCAAGCTCATCAAACTTAGCAAAGCACATGAAGGAGATGGCAAAGGCAATGAAAGAGCAGGCCCAAGCCACCACTCTGATGGCCCAACAACTGTCCACTAGGGACAAGGATCCCAATATTCCCAGGTTGGAGGTGGGACAGACCCGTACAACTTTTGCTGACTTCAAGAAGATTGGTCCGCCTGAGTTCCGTGGAGCCCTCGACTCGGATATGGCAGAAGAATGGCTGACGGAAATGGAAAAGGTATTCACGATTTTTTCGTGCACTGAGGAGCAGCAAGTAAGCTACGCTACCTTCATGCTCAAAGCTGATGCCGAGTTCTGGTGGGATGGAGCAAGACGGTTGTTGGAGGATGCTGGAACAGATATCAGTTGGGCCACCTTTAAAGAAGCTTTCTACAAGAAGTACTTTCCCCTTTCTGTTCGAGAGTCCAAGGAGATGGAGTTTCTTCAGTTGAGGCAAGGTAGGATGAGTATTGCAGAGTACACGGAGAAGTTCGAGAGACTCTGCAAATTTTCTGCCATGTATAAGGCTAACCCAGATGAAAAGTGGAAGTGTATGAATTATCAAGGAGGACTCAGGGCAGAAGTCCTAACCGCTATAGCCCCACTGGAAATCCGGGAGTTCTCCTCCCTCGTTAGCAAGTGCCAAGTGATCGAAGAATGTACCAAAAAATTAGCGTCGGAAAGAAGCGAGGCTTTCAAGAAAAGGCAACTGAATCAAGAATCATCTCAGCCGCCGCCGCAGAAGAAGGCCTTTCTTGAGAAACCTACAGGGAGGCAACCTCAACAGGGCACGGATCGCCAGGAAACTTCCACTGATGCCTCACCAAAAACCACCGAACTCAAGGAGTGTGCTTCATGTGGGAAGCAACATAGGGGTAGGTGCCTTGCCGGACAAAATATCTGTTTCCGGTGTTCTCAACCGGGGCATATCGCCAGAGAATGCCCAGCAGTTCTCCCATCCCCTGCCAATCTACCGCAGCGTCAAGGGCGAGTCTTTGCCCTCAGCGGCGAGGAAGTCCGCGAGTCAGAAGATCGAAACAAGGGTAAATGCACAATTAATGGAATCCTTTTAACCATCCTAGATGATACTGGTGCTTTTCTTTCGTTCATATCTCTCTCCGCTACTAGTAAGATGAGCTAA